The nucleotide sequence GGCGTTTTCTAGCGGCCTATTTAAGTGGGACCGCTGGGGTCTGGGTGCTGGTGTGGTGGTTGGCGCCGCGTTTGGGATTTAATGGTTTCCAAGCGCGCTGGTTGACCTGCCTGGGCGCTACCTTTTCGAATGCGATTTACTTGGGCATCCCACTGTTCGAAACCGCCTTTGGCGCCTTGAGCGCCCAGCCGGTGATCTTGATTGCGCTGATGATGAACCTGTTGCTGGTCGGGGGCAGCTTGATCGTCCTGCAAGCCGTCAGTGGCGAGGGCACGCGGGCCGCGATCAAAGAGACCCTGAGCAACCCCATGCTGTTTGCGATCGGCGCCGGTCTGTTGGTGTCGTGGTTTGACATTGCGCTGGGTGACGGCGCCGATCGGCTGCTGAGTTTGCTGGCCCAAGCGGCATCGCCGGTGGCGCTGTTCGCCCTCGGCGTGACCCTGGGCGTGGCCGGCTCGGGTGTTCGCTTTGGTCGGCCGCAATGGGTCTTGCTGGTGGCTAAGTTGTTTGTGCACCCGGCGCTGGTGGCGCTGGCGTGCTGGGGCTTTCAGGCGGACGCCATCAACGCCCAAGCCGCGATCTTGATCGCGGCGGTGCCGGCCGGGTCATTGGTGCATGTGGTGGCGGCCCGTCGCGGCACGCTCGAGACCGAAAGTGCCGCCTTGATTTTGCTCACCACCGCGGTTTCGGTGGTGACGCTGACGCTGTTACTCGAGTGGCTGCTTTAGCGGTGCTCGCATAATTCCAACAGCACCCCTTCGGTGCTTTTGGGGTGTAAAAACGCGACCCGGGTGTTGTGCGCGCCGTCGACCGGCGTTTGCTGCAATAGCGTAAACCCCTCGGCGGTTAAGCGCTGCATTTCCGCCTCGATGTTATCGACCGTCATGGCGACCTGCTGGACGCCGCCTTTGCCGCCGTTCTTGGCAATGAACTTGCCGATCGGAGTGTCGGCCCCGAGCGGGCACAGCAATTCGAACTTGCTCTCGCCAATTTGAAAGAACGCCACCTCGACGCCTTGTTCGGCGACCACCTCGCGGCCCAGAAATGGCAGTCCCAGACGGGTGTAGGTGTCGATCGCGGCATCTAAGTCCAATACTGCGATACCAACATGGTCGATTTTGCTAATCATGGTGCTAGGCCTTTTTCAAAAAGTTGGGGTAGGGTGGAATGGCTAATCACAGAATAAGGATGTTGGCATGTTTCGTTCAATTCGCATTTCGGATTACATGACCACGAACTTGATCACGGTAACACCCGATACGGATTTGTTGGCGGCGGTGGATATGTTGATTAAACACGGGATTTCGGGAATGCCCGTGGTCGACAACGGCGCGCTGGTCGGCATGGTATCGGAACACGATTGCTTATCCGGCATTTTGAAAGGCACCTATCAAGGTGAAGTCGGTGGCCGCGTGTCCGAGGTTATGAGCAGCGGCGTTGACACCGTGCGCCAGGATACCGATGTGGTGTCGGTGGCGGAATTATTCATGCAGCAAGGCCGTCGTCGACTGCCGGTGGTGGATAGCGCCGGCAAGTTGGTTGGCCAGATCAGCCGATGCGACATTTTGCGCGCGGTCCGGGCCTACGAGATTCCCACCTCGGCTTAGTCGCTAAGGTCGCGGTGCAGCTGTAAATAGCGCGCCGCGGCGCCCATATCCCACGCCTTGATCGGCTGATCGCGGGTCGACTTGGCAGCGTCGGCCTGCAGTGTTTCGAACATTCGCAGGAATCGCGCGGGCTCACTGGCGCT is from Litorivicinus lipolyticus and encodes:
- a CDS encoding AEC family transporter — its product is MISIVLPVFAVIGLGWLAQRRGWLGDGGAGALNAFVFRIALPPLLFLAMARTPFEAFGQWRFLAAYLSGTAGVWVLVWWLAPRLGFNGFQARWLTCLGATFSNAIYLGIPLFETAFGALSAQPVILIALMMNLLLVGGSLIVLQAVSGEGTRAAIKETLSNPMLFAIGAGLLVSWFDIALGDGADRLLSLLAQAASPVALFALGVTLGVAGSGVRFGRPQWVLLVAKLFVHPALVALACWGFQADAINAQAAILIAAVPAGSLVHVVAARRGTLETESAALILLTTAVSVVTLTLLLEWLL
- the mce gene encoding methylmalonyl-CoA epimerase — protein: MISKIDHVGIAVLDLDAAIDTYTRLGLPFLGREVVAEQGVEVAFFQIGESKFELLCPLGADTPIGKFIAKNGGKGGVQQVAMTVDNIEAEMQRLTAEGFTLLQQTPVDGAHNTRVAFLHPKSTEGVLLELCEHR
- a CDS encoding CBS domain-containing protein — its product is MFRSIRISDYMTTNLITVTPDTDLLAAVDMLIKHGISGMPVVDNGALVGMVSEHDCLSGILKGTYQGEVGGRVSEVMSSGVDTVRQDTDVVSVAELFMQQGRRRLPVVDSAGKLVGQISRCDILRAVRAYEIPTSA